A window of Tautonia plasticadhaerens contains these coding sequences:
- a CDS encoding DUF1549 domain-containing protein: protein MPPRTAWQLLALCLAPAIVQAAGSVPDRIRIEPPETVLDGRRATAQLIATGHYPGETVRDLTHEGGWTSSDPSVVAVGPGGRIEPRGDGQAEVIVRLGSSEARAVVRVRNADEAHPIQFAHEVLPALTKAGCNMGACHGTPTGKNGFRLSLRGYDAAVDFQSLAREVGSRRTNPFKPESSLILLKGTGQTPHEGGKRLEAEDVCYRALRDWVAEGVRPDPDDTPELVSLVVTPPGRILDDPAREQQLVVRAEFADGSTRDVTRLARYSTTDTSVASVDDAGRVVKESRGESTVLVSFEHLVAAVRLVFREPVPGLVWADPPENNFIDEHIFEKLKLLSIPPSELSDDAQFCRRVYLDVIGLIPTPEELVAFLEDPRPEKRARLIDELLERPEYVDFWTLKWADLLGCNRRFTGTKGAISYHRWIRDQVAYNVPLDRFVREIITSQGPNFTNPPASFYRRIRSPEDAVESVSQIFMGVRLGCAKCHNHVAERWTQDDYYGMASFFSQVEYKNGPQNFAQYNKEETVYLDPDAEVRQPRTGVVMQPKPLGDEPVDVAADEDRREALADWLVDPANPFFAKAMVNRIWYHLMGRGIVDPVDDFRESNPPASAELLQALADDLVAHGFDAKRAIRLILNSRVYQLSSRPNAFNEEDNRYFSHAMVRLMMAEQMLDSACLATGVPEGLFYLPPGSRAAQVPDGELVHPFLRDFGQPARADACECERGTDTTLGQALQLIGGRTLHGKVIARENRIGALIESGADDDTLVETLFLATLSRYPGTQERELAVSELAARPSDRRQSAEDLLWTLMNHPEFLFQH, encoded by the coding sequence ATGCCCCCCCGCACCGCATGGCAGCTTCTGGCGTTGTGCCTCGCCCCGGCTATCGTCCAGGCGGCGGGGTCGGTGCCCGACCGGATCCGCATCGAACCGCCCGAGACGGTCCTGGATGGACGCCGGGCCACGGCGCAGCTGATCGCGACGGGCCATTACCCCGGCGAGACTGTCCGCGACCTGACGCATGAGGGCGGCTGGACGAGCTCGGATCCGTCGGTCGTCGCCGTCGGCCCGGGTGGCCGGATCGAGCCGCGTGGGGACGGGCAGGCCGAGGTGATCGTGCGCCTCGGGTCGAGCGAGGCGAGGGCGGTCGTCCGGGTCCGCAACGCCGACGAGGCGCATCCCATCCAGTTCGCGCATGAGGTCCTGCCCGCCTTGACCAAGGCCGGCTGCAATATGGGCGCCTGCCACGGCACCCCCACGGGCAAGAACGGATTCCGGCTCAGCCTGCGGGGCTACGATGCGGCCGTCGACTTCCAGTCCCTCGCTCGCGAGGTCGGTTCCCGGCGCACCAACCCGTTCAAGCCGGAATCGAGCCTGATCCTGCTCAAGGGGACCGGCCAGACCCCTCACGAGGGCGGCAAGCGGTTGGAGGCCGAGGACGTCTGTTACCGCGCCCTCCGAGATTGGGTGGCCGAGGGAGTCCGACCCGACCCGGACGACACGCCCGAGCTGGTCAGCCTGGTCGTCACGCCCCCGGGGCGCATCCTGGACGACCCGGCACGCGAACAGCAGCTGGTCGTCCGGGCGGAGTTCGCCGACGGCTCGACCCGCGACGTGACGCGGCTCGCCCGCTACAGCACGACCGACACCTCCGTCGCGAGCGTCGACGACGCGGGGCGCGTCGTCAAGGAGTCGCGGGGCGAATCGACCGTCCTGGTCTCGTTCGAGCACCTGGTCGCCGCGGTCCGCCTCGTCTTCCGGGAGCCGGTGCCGGGGCTGGTCTGGGCCGATCCCCCCGAGAACAACTTCATCGACGAGCACATCTTCGAGAAGCTGAAGCTGCTGAGCATCCCCCCGTCGGAGCTGAGCGACGATGCGCAGTTCTGCCGTCGGGTCTATCTCGACGTGATCGGCCTGATCCCCACGCCCGAGGAGCTCGTCGCATTCCTCGAGGACCCTCGCCCCGAGAAGCGTGCGCGGCTCATCGATGAGCTGCTCGAGCGACCCGAGTACGTCGATTTCTGGACCCTGAAGTGGGCCGACCTGCTGGGCTGCAATCGGCGCTTCACGGGCACGAAGGGGGCCATCAGCTACCACCGGTGGATCCGCGACCAGGTCGCTTACAATGTGCCGCTCGACCGGTTCGTGCGCGAGATCATCACGTCGCAGGGCCCGAACTTCACGAACCCTCCCGCCAGCTTCTACCGCCGGATCCGCAGCCCCGAGGATGCGGTCGAGTCGGTCAGCCAGATCTTCATGGGCGTGCGCCTGGGCTGCGCCAAGTGCCATAACCACGTCGCGGAGCGCTGGACGCAGGACGACTACTACGGCATGGCTTCGTTCTTCAGCCAGGTCGAGTACAAGAACGGGCCGCAGAACTTCGCGCAGTACAACAAGGAGGAGACCGTCTACCTGGACCCCGACGCCGAGGTCCGCCAGCCACGGACCGGGGTCGTGATGCAGCCCAAGCCGCTGGGCGACGAGCCGGTTGACGTGGCGGCGGACGAGGACCGCCGCGAGGCGCTGGCCGACTGGCTCGTCGACCCGGCGAACCCCTTCTTCGCCAAGGCGATGGTGAACCGCATCTGGTACCACCTGATGGGACGCGGCATCGTCGACCCGGTGGACGACTTCCGCGAGTCGAATCCCCCGGCGTCGGCCGAGCTCCTGCAGGCCCTGGCGGACGACCTCGTCGCGCACGGATTCGACGCCAAGCGGGCGATCCGGCTGATCCTCAACAGCCGCGTCTATCAGCTCTCGTCGCGGCCGAACGCGTTCAACGAGGAGGACAATCGCTATTTCTCGCATGCGATGGTGCGCCTGATGATGGCCGAGCAGATGCTCGACTCGGCGTGCCTTGCCACGGGCGTGCCCGAGGGACTCTTCTACCTGCCCCCGGGTTCCCGGGCGGCCCAGGTACCCGACGGCGAGCTCGTCCACCCGTTCCTGAGGGACTTCGGCCAGCCGGCTCGGGCCGACGCCTGCGAGTGTGAGCGGGGCACCGATACCACCCTCGGGCAGGCACTCCAGCTCATCGGCGGCCGTACGCTCCACGGCAAGGTCATCGCCCGGGAGAACCGGATCGGCGCGCTGATCGAATCGGGTGCAGATGACGACACGCTCGTGGAGACGCTCTTCCTGGCAACGTTATCCCGCTATCCCGGGACGCAGGAGCGCGAGCTTGCCGTATCCGAACTCGCCGCCCGGCCTTCCGACCGTCGGCAGTCCGCCGAGGACCTGCTCTGGACCTTGATGAATCACCCCGAATTCTTGTTCCAACATTGA
- a CDS encoding DUF1501 domain-containing protein, with protein MRAEHACADFRHAKLSRRQMLQVGALGTLGLSLPAALRAESQSGLKVRAKSVIFLHQFGGVPQQDTFDMKPDAPAELRGEFKPIHSSLPGLDVCELLPRVSRIMHQVAVVRSVNHRIGAHNSAAYYSLTGHTPRVDNVSATASASDYPAYGSIVSKLAPSEARVPTFVSMPWMIADGVFRTPGQFSGYLGKEHDSLFITKDPNDPKFSVEELTLPIEVPLERISSRRALRSGLAAYSQLSESIAAVHGLDAYQQKALSLLTSSETKKAFDIQAEDPRLRERYGRTPYGQSVLMARRLIEAGVRFVTVFYSPGIVGWDTHSNNFGLLRDKLLPATEQTLPTLIEDLDQRGLLDDTLVVWTGEFGRTPKINKDAGRDHWPQCYTLLMAGGGMKRGFVYGASDSTAAYPRDNPCTPDDVAATMFYCMGIDPASELHNHLNQPVPVSYGTPIMPLLA; from the coding sequence ATGAGAGCTGAACACGCCTGCGCGGACTTTCGCCATGCCAAGCTGTCGCGGCGGCAGATGCTCCAGGTCGGCGCCCTGGGGACCCTGGGCCTGAGCCTGCCGGCGGCCTTGCGGGCCGAGTCCCAATCGGGGCTGAAGGTGCGGGCCAAGTCCGTGATCTTCCTGCACCAGTTCGGCGGCGTGCCCCAGCAAGACACCTTCGACATGAAGCCGGACGCGCCCGCCGAGTTGCGTGGCGAGTTCAAGCCGATCCACTCGAGCTTGCCCGGCCTCGACGTCTGCGAGCTCCTCCCTCGGGTCTCCCGGATCATGCATCAGGTCGCGGTGGTCCGTTCCGTGAACCACCGCATCGGCGCGCACAACTCGGCGGCCTACTACTCCCTGACGGGCCACACCCCTCGGGTGGACAACGTCTCGGCCACGGCTTCGGCCTCGGACTATCCCGCATACGGTTCGATTGTCAGTAAGCTCGCCCCGAGCGAGGCACGTGTGCCCACGTTCGTCTCGATGCCCTGGATGATCGCCGACGGCGTCTTCCGTACGCCGGGCCAGTTTTCGGGCTATCTCGGCAAGGAGCACGATTCGCTGTTCATCACCAAGGACCCGAATGACCCGAAGTTCTCGGTCGAGGAACTCACGCTGCCGATCGAGGTGCCGCTGGAGCGGATATCGTCCCGCCGGGCGCTGCGCTCCGGGCTGGCCGCGTACTCCCAACTCAGCGAGTCGATCGCGGCGGTCCACGGCCTGGACGCCTACCAGCAGAAGGCCCTCTCGCTCCTGACCTCCTCCGAGACGAAGAAGGCCTTCGACATCCAGGCCGAGGACCCTCGGCTCCGCGAGCGCTACGGCCGCACGCCCTACGGCCAGAGCGTGCTCATGGCCCGGCGGCTGATCGAGGCCGGGGTGCGGTTCGTGACCGTCTTCTACTCGCCCGGCATCGTCGGCTGGGATACGCACAGCAACAACTTCGGCCTCCTGCGCGATAAGCTCCTCCCCGCCACCGAGCAGACCTTGCCGACCTTGATCGAGGACCTCGATCAGCGTGGCCTGCTCGACGATACGCTCGTCGTCTGGACGGGAGAGTTCGGCCGCACCCCGAAGATCAACAAGGACGCCGGACGCGACCACTGGCCGCAGTGCTACACCCTGCTGATGGCCGGCGGCGGCATGAAGCGAGGGTTCGTCTACGGCGCCTCGGACTCCACGGCGGCCTACCCCAGGGACAACCCCTGCACGCCCGACGACGTCGCCGCGACCATGTTCTACTGCATGGGCATCGATCCCGCCTCCGAGCTCCACAACCATCTCAACCAGCCGGTGCCCGTGTCGTACGGGACGCCCATCATGCCCCTGCTGGCCTGA
- a CDS encoding COG1470 family protein, whose protein sequence is MEVTFEGSGLVDGPRLVAPFGFELEESAGSDHGATHWKIRLTVDERTAVGVYPVRVVTDSGVSNPILFAVGQLLQVTEVEPNNTPDGAQPIPNPVVVEGECSGNDLDFFRFSGRKGERIVVDAVCARVGSEVDPMIRLTTAGGRLVASADDSPGLVTDGYFTAVLPEDGAYILEFCDSRFAGKGRTGYRLLIGAVPFAGEVHPLALPRGQNTALELRGGTLSIDCLFALRTPSDPLCSMIYPTIPARSLGDPAWVDSELDVELPTPVPLGSPVAILEPADPAQQLPPLSPPVTILGRLSVAGERDEFAITAPPGSKYEVRVEAWGLGSALDGQLRVIGEDGNLLGESDDGRPSAGRRSGGGGRRGRAPTSPDPWFDLTIPEGQDEVKLVVTDLADRGGVGFTYRLVVEPAASSFRLTLEDGQVAVPRGGTALIPVTVTRSGYDGPIALDLRGIPEGSGVAVLPGTAPAGQTGGVVGLEAVAGGDPLVREIQVVGTGGDGQTVVASGTTVFAQQTLDVRGFGMSGTIPSYTRPTVSLTAAVTRPGPILLNPETRTLVVPQGCRVEAPLQIVRMIEEEATYQIIALSPPDGLSVEELEVDGSESTAEIEVTAAADATPGPYQVGLVARPSVSEGSPVAAALIEVEVVPPVSLELPEGEIAIAPAGTVAIDGKVARVEPFAGDVVVRLDDLPPGVTAEPVEIAADASEFTVTLRAAADAARTEARPRAVLTYELGDREGRVTHGPLNLKVLTRDAIEGQR, encoded by the coding sequence ATGGAGGTCACGTTCGAGGGATCGGGGCTCGTCGATGGCCCGAGGTTGGTCGCGCCCTTCGGGTTCGAGCTCGAGGAGTCGGCCGGGAGTGATCACGGGGCGACCCACTGGAAGATCCGGCTGACCGTTGATGAGCGGACTGCGGTCGGGGTGTACCCCGTCCGTGTCGTGACGGACTCGGGTGTCTCCAACCCGATCCTGTTTGCGGTCGGCCAGCTGCTGCAGGTCACCGAGGTCGAGCCGAACAACACGCCCGACGGCGCGCAACCGATCCCGAACCCGGTGGTGGTCGAAGGGGAGTGTTCGGGCAACGACCTGGACTTCTTCCGGTTCTCGGGCCGGAAGGGCGAGCGGATCGTCGTCGATGCGGTGTGCGCGCGGGTCGGATCGGAAGTGGATCCGATGATCCGGCTGACGACCGCCGGCGGGCGGCTCGTGGCCTCCGCGGACGATAGCCCGGGCCTCGTCACCGATGGCTACTTCACGGCAGTCCTGCCCGAGGACGGGGCGTACATCCTGGAGTTCTGCGACTCGCGCTTCGCGGGCAAGGGGCGGACGGGCTATCGCCTGCTGATCGGCGCGGTCCCGTTCGCGGGCGAGGTGCACCCGCTCGCCCTGCCGCGTGGGCAGAACACCGCGCTCGAATTGCGTGGGGGGACGCTGTCGATCGACTGCCTCTTCGCCCTGCGGACGCCCTCCGACCCGCTGTGCTCGATGATCTACCCCACGATCCCCGCCCGGTCGCTGGGCGATCCCGCCTGGGTGGATTCCGAGCTGGATGTGGAGCTGCCCACCCCGGTCCCGCTGGGCTCGCCGGTCGCCATCCTTGAGCCGGCGGATCCCGCGCAGCAGCTCCCCCCGCTCTCGCCCCCGGTGACGATCCTCGGCCGGCTGTCGGTCGCCGGCGAGCGGGACGAGTTCGCGATCACGGCCCCGCCGGGGAGCAAGTACGAGGTCCGCGTCGAGGCCTGGGGGTTGGGCTCCGCGCTGGACGGTCAGTTGCGCGTCATCGGGGAGGACGGGAACTTGCTGGGAGAGAGCGACGACGGCAGGCCGTCCGCCGGGCGTCGCTCCGGGGGAGGGGGCCGGCGCGGGAGGGCCCCGACCTCGCCCGACCCGTGGTTCGATCTGACGATCCCAGAGGGTCAGGACGAGGTTAAGCTTGTCGTCACGGATCTGGCGGATCGCGGGGGCGTCGGGTTCACCTACCGGCTGGTCGTGGAGCCGGCCGCGTCCTCCTTCCGGCTCACCCTCGAGGATGGGCAGGTCGCCGTCCCTCGGGGCGGCACCGCGCTGATCCCTGTGACCGTCACGCGCTCCGGATATGATGGGCCCATCGCCCTGGATCTTCGAGGCATCCCGGAGGGGTCCGGCGTGGCCGTCCTCCCGGGGACCGCGCCCGCCGGCCAGACCGGCGGCGTGGTCGGGCTGGAGGCCGTCGCCGGGGGCGACCCCCTTGTCCGGGAGATCCAGGTGGTCGGCACGGGGGGCGACGGGCAGACCGTTGTGGCGTCCGGGACGACCGTCTTCGCGCAGCAGACCCTCGATGTCCGCGGCTTCGGCATGTCCGGGACGATCCCCAGCTACACGCGGCCCACGGTCAGCCTCACCGCGGCCGTGACCAGGCCCGGCCCGATCCTCCTGAACCCGGAGACCCGGACGCTCGTGGTGCCGCAAGGATGCAGGGTTGAGGCCCCGCTCCAGATCGTACGGATGATCGAGGAGGAGGCGACCTATCAGATCATCGCCCTGTCGCCCCCGGACGGCCTGAGCGTCGAGGAGCTGGAGGTCGACGGGAGCGAGTCGACGGCCGAGATCGAGGTCACGGCGGCGGCGGACGCGACGCCCGGCCCGTATCAGGTCGGCCTGGTCGCCCGCCCCTCGGTATCCGAAGGATCGCCCGTCGCCGCGGCCCTGATCGAGGTCGAGGTGGTGCCCCCGGTGAGCCTGGAACTGCCCGAGGGGGAGATCGCGATCGCGCCGGCAGGGACCGTCGCGATCGATGGCAAGGTCGCCCGCGTCGAGCCCTTCGCCGGGGACGTCGTGGTCCGGCTCGATGACTTGCCCCCCGGGGTTACGGCCGAGCCCGTCGAAATCGCGGCCGACGCCTCCGAGTTCACCGTCACGCTCCGGGCGGCTGCCGACGCGGCCCGCACCGAGGCCCGGCCCCGTGCGGTCCTGACATACGAGCTCGGGGACCGGGAGGGGCGCGTGACGCATGGCCCCCTGAACTTGAAGGTCCTCACGCGGGATGCGATCGAGGGACAACGGTGA
- a CDS encoding thermonuclease family protein — protein sequence MLLRPQGPAAVRDGPAPADFSARVVGISDGDTLTVLVEGNRQVKVRLHGIDTPETGRDFGTRARQASSELAFGKTVTIRDRDTDRYGRTVAEVILSDGTSLNRTLVAQGYTWWYRTYTPTDTELERLEAGAKAAKRGLWARPDPVAPWDWRRGERGPAVGGSQPAIPALSGGVISNRNSRVYHASHCRSIGKMKEGNKVPFSTAAEAQAAGYRKAGDCD from the coding sequence GTGCTCCTCCGCCCGCAAGGCCCGGCCGCGGTTCGCGACGGCCCGGCCCCGGCCGATTTCTCCGCCCGCGTCGTCGGCATCTCCGACGGCGACACGCTCACCGTGCTTGTCGAGGGGAACCGGCAGGTGAAGGTACGACTGCACGGCATCGACACGCCGGAGACTGGCCGGGACTTCGGCACGCGGGCGCGGCAGGCGAGCTCGGAGCTGGCGTTCGGCAAGACGGTCACGATCCGCGATCGGGATACCGATCGCTACGGGCGCACCGTCGCCGAGGTGATCCTGTCCGACGGAACCAGCCTGAACCGGACGCTGGTTGCTCAGGGCTACACCTGGTGGTACAGGACCTATACCCCGACGGATACCGAGCTGGAGCGGCTCGAAGCGGGGGCGAAAGCCGCGAAACGCGGCCTCTGGGCCAGGCCGGACCCGGTCGCGCCGTGGGATTGGCGAAGAGGTGAGAGGGGCCCGGCGGTCGGCGGGTCCCAGCCCGCCATCCCGGCCTTGTCAGGCGGGGTCATCAGCAACCGCAACAGCCGCGTCTACCATGCTTCTCATTGCCGGAGCATCGGCAAGATGAAGGAGGGCAACAAGGTGCCGTTTAGCACGGCGGCGGAGGCGCAGGCCGCCGGGTACCGCAAGGCGGGCGATTGCGATTAG
- a CDS encoding SOS response-associated peptidase produces MACVPGGEARVQPHSPGRRPYPSRAKRLTACRPRGGDRRGVSKSGAPFAFAGLWDRWERDGQERETFALVTTEANAVVAPVHGRMPVILKPDDHQAWLDPEATQEELLALLDPLEPGLMEGYPVGLAVNRPSVDGPECVERA; encoded by the coding sequence ATGGCTTGCGTCCCCGGTGGTGAGGCTCGTGTTCAACCTCATTCACCGGGACGCAGGCCCTATCCTTCAAGGGCAAAACGGCTTACTGCCTGTCGTCCGCGTGGTGGGGATCGGCGAGGAGTCTCGAAATCCGGCGCCCCGTTCGCGTTCGCGGGCCTCTGGGACCGCTGGGAGCGGGACGGGCAGGAGCGGGAGACCTTCGCCCTGGTCACGACCGAGGCGAACGCCGTCGTCGCCCCGGTGCATGGGCGGATGCCGGTGATCCTGAAGCCCGATGACCATCAGGCGTGGCTCGACCCGGAGGCGACGCAGGAAGAGCTTCTTGCGCTGCTCGATCCGCTGGAGCCGGGGCTGATGGAGGGCTATCCGGTCGGGCTGGCGGTCAACAGGCCGTCGGTCGACGGGCCGGAATGCGTCGAGCGGGCGTGA